The sequence TTATACTTTAATTTTGTAATCCTGATTTTCATTTAggatacaagaaatcaattaaaGATAGAAATTTCGATAGATGTTTTAACATAAACCAATTTTATACAGCCAATACTTGTTCTAAAAAGGGAAATTCCTATACTTGATTTCTCATTGTTGGGATCTGATCAAGAAACAAAtacaaaatacaataaataaaggTGATTGTTCGTAAAACAAACTTTATAGCATGATTATAATATACTCAACAACATTAGGCACAATATGCTGATCGAGTATCAAAATAAAGCAAAGTAAACCGATAATAAGTTAAACAAGTTTCTCCTTAAATTGACGAACATCGTACTCTAAAAAGAGTTTGTATGTCGAAACCTATTGCACCAAAATATAGGCAAACAAAATACCAACAATCATTTGTTGCAACGTAAAATGGAATAATATTCTAACTAGcaatataaatataaactatcaaaataaatttgtaataaaataatgaaacaaACAAACTGAGACAATGTAACAATTACAATTtccttaaaacatatttttcccTTCCACGATGTACTTAAAGATCAATACTTACAAACATTTGTTTCTCTTAATACAATGTTTGAACCATTAGTAAATTAAGCACAAATTCACTACTCTGACGAACTCAAATAATACTTTCACTTTATCATCAAAACTTAACGAGTGCCAAATGAAAAGCTAACAATGTAAAATGACAGAGAATGCTTGAATGATATCTTGAGtgtatttgtaaaaaatatatatggatTGAGGAAATGAACaaattatttataagcttcAAAATAAACACAATTAATCTTGCAATTAACTTAAtaatatgaagagtcaaaagTCTCTAATAAACTAAAAAAtgtggaaagtcaaaagacactCTCACGATCATGAACCACAATAACTCAAAACTCTGAGAAGCCAAAAACAACTCTCACATTCATaaccataattttaatttaaatttccaACAATAATATACATCTGAAGAAAACTGGTTTTGCAAATCCTAAACTCAACTGGGAGCTTGTGGGCTTCAATGAATGGATAAGAAACTAAATTTTCTCTTAAACAAAACTCACATTCCTATCTTTATAATTCAACTCTTGTCTTCTTAAATAATGGATTAAACTCATCTCAGCTCGAAATTAGTTTTGTGTCAATTGCAGTTTCAGAGCTGGAATGCTAGTCTTAAGAACCTCAAGCAATTCACTCTTTATACCCCATCACTAGTCATATCTGACACAAATATCTCAAGTTTGAGGCGAGTCTAGAATTTGAGACTCAGCtaagaaataaataataattcaacaacaGTTGATTAAAGTGACACTCTACAGTTTGTTTTGGCAAAAATACTACTActcttcttgattttgatacaaTATTGAGTGTGTATATTAATTtaacttatatatatgaatctACTAATTATATGTTTGTCATTTGATCTCTCTTATAAAAGTCACTAACATTTAATATCAGAATGGGTTGTTTCAAGACAGTACGTAAAGCCTAAAATTTAGGCACGAGACTCAAGAGAGCAAATCAGTGTctccaaaatataaatttgatacGATAATTACCTAATTATTTGTTACTATAAAAAATTCCATTTTGATCAAAGAAAATTTCATCGCTCAAAACCACCTCCTTCGTAGTCCTCGAGGTCTCTTATCACATATTTTAACCTTATAGAACAAACCTAGTGAGGGAAAATCATACTTTACATCGGGACCAATGGCCTGCCAAATCCAGCTCTCAtgttacattaattaattaattaattaattaattaatatcataGAAAAACGTTGGATCATTGTATACAACCTAAATCAGCAGTAGAATATTGGTCAAAGATAACAAAGCtataatttttatgtatatgtaaatatagaaactgatttataatttttcacGAATTTAATCaagtagttttttttatatatatataaaaaaatcacataaaaaatcgaattctaattttaatttgatcatAGACAGTTGTAACTCGAAGTCTCGAACCCCTACTAATTTATAATAccatatttgatatatatataaaatatatgaacacaatgtcttcgattaaaatttttttatatatatttaatatattgtttcAATGTacataattatgatatttatagtGCTTCGATGcatataaaattattgaaaaggAAAGGCGGTGCGAATCGGGTCGAATGCACTGTATGTCCTCGTCTGAATAAACGAGGAAGTACCACTGTGAGTAACTGTCATGGAATTTTTACCTCTTAAAACTCAATttcttgtaataaaaaaaatatatatatcctcAATCTCGTGAATTACTCCAATTTATTTCTAAAGTAGGTATACTGCTTATACTTTCAAAATATTGTGTCGTGGCCGGTGGGAATCGAGAGAAAAGCACGGGTCATTTCATTGTCAATAATAATTAAGTCCAGTTGTAATCTTTACTCATGTAATAATTATAAAACTAATGACGtttttagttattatttattaaatatctatGTATACATTAATATCTCGATTTTCTTTCGATCATATTACATTTCTGACGGTAACATTAAACATAAGATCAATAtggttattaatttttattgtaataataGTGTTAGTTATTCAATTTTTTAGTTGTTCTCGTCGATTTTTGCTATACAATAATATTTAtgtgaaaaatgattaaaatcgaGCTGTGGATCATAGTTATATGATTAATATTGTTAATCTGATacattaagaatttaaaatgtcATACCTTCTGTGAAATCTTTTGTCCACAtagcaaaaattaaatatttaaattgagtTTAAAATGAgctacaatggacttctatagcaactttggttatttttttcgtaaaacgaggacgaatacgaaggtAGTTGCTATAGGAGACCAATATTGTACAGTCACGCAAGCCCAGGCTCGGGGTGTGACAAAATgatatcagagccggtcaccggGAAACAAGAGCTATGAGGCGCAAAGTGTTACGTGCATGAGaaccacctcttgaacctgcgtggcaaagtgctacatgacgggagccacctaGCTCTTGAACTTGTAGGAGTCACCTCTAAATTCTCGGCGCTGGTGGAACGAGGGTTCAtgccgcgacgaggacgtcgcatTCTGAAGAAGGGACGATTGTGGGACCTCTTGTCATATatggtaaaaattaaatatttaaaatgaatttataatgtGTTACAATGAACTTCTATACCAACctgagttaatcattttcgtaaagcgaaaACGAATACCAATTAGTTGCTATAAGAGTCCATTGTGCGGTCACGTAGAGccggactcggggcgtgacacccTCCTAGCTAATTACAAGACtaaaaattttattctattttaccaaaaactaaataTGGTTGGAACTTAAAGGTCACAACATACCACACACAACTTATTGCTCGTATAAAAAAGCAACTATACATACGGATTTTGATTAGTTTGTCCACACGCGAGCCTTAATCTATTTTAAAACTATAATTACACTAtacaaatagtttttttttcatcTTCTGTTTTGCAACAATTCACTGTGGTGTGGGGTGTTGGACCATTATTGTCACCTTTTGTTCGGTCGTCCACAACCAAGACTTTTTGGCTCTCTCTCGATCGATGATCATTTGAGCTTTTAAGAGCATTGTTATTGGATCGATCTTACAAGATCTTGATTTAGATTTCAACTCAAGATTACTATATAAAAACAAAGATTTTTACTAGAATAAATGAATAGCGGGGAATCTAGGAATCGTGTTTTAATTAGGACATGGGGAGAAGTCAATTTATGGGAAAAACATATATAGAATtctattgatatttttatgtggtTGTGTAATCAATCATTCAATCTATGGTTGTGATTCTGTCCTGTTATGTTATCATGTGTAATGTACTACTACATGTGAACTTAATGGTTATCTTTTTCCCTCAAAGAATTTATATGGCTAGAACGTTCTTGGACCATGGCTAGCTAGCGAGTAGGGGCCATCTAAGATTTTGGTTCACTTTCTTAAATTCGATGACTCTTGTTTTCTGAATCAATGTTGCccttttattataaatttctgAGTCAGCCAGCCCCTACTCACTAGCTTAAAACTCTACGATTTTTTTGCGCATTTTCTAACTACTTCTTTCTATTTCTTTAATAGCCTACCTTAATTTCCTTGAATCCGTGCGAAAGACTGTAGGTTTTGTACCCTTAGGTTTCATGTATTTGGTGGTGTACTGACAATTAATACTCGCATTTATGCACAGGAATATTATACGTCAAACTACCCAATACACAGATAACTCAGCTGGTTTTCGATTTTGTTCATAATATTAAGCTGATTGAGTTGATTTCTTGAGGTAGAATTACATAGAAGAAGAGAGGAAAACCCAAGATTTTCGTAATAAGGTCTACTAGGAGTGATTAACAGGAGATTTATTACTTAAAAAGTTGGATTTCATGGAACACAGGGGGATGCAAAGTTCCATAAGCTTCAATGCACCACAGATCAACAAAGAATCGACATTGAAGCTGCCTCTTGCTCCTATAGTTTCAGCTCCCCTTGAGAGAAGAGGAAATGCGGCGGTTTCTTCCCGGCGGGGGAGTGCCATTTTCAGCCCCACTCAAACCCTAGATCAGCCTCCGCAGCAGCTGTTTGCACAGAAGTACCCCACCCCAGATCCAGATCCAGCCACCATGAAAGCCGGTGGCGCGTCAAATCCTAATACACCTGTTCCAAGACGACCACTAGCAGTGCCGACGGCGACTTCCACAAGTGCTGATTCGTCAACTAAGTACATAGAATGCCTCAAGAATCATGCTGCAAGCATGGGTAATTATGTTGTCGATGGATGCGGAGAATTCATGCCTGGTGGACAAGAGGGCACGTTCGAATCTATGAGATGTGCAGCCTGTAACTGCCACCGGAGTTTCCATCGACGAGTGGATGCCGAAGTTGACCCCCACCACCCTCAGATATCTCACAGCAGGCGAAACCCACCTGCAATAGAGACTTATCATCACCATCAACCCTTTCCTGCCTCCCATACGCATCCCATAATGATGAACTTCGGCGGAAACAGTGGTGGGGCCACTGCGGAGTCATCCAACGAAGATTTCAGCATGTTCCAATCCAGTGCCGGCGGACATGCCATTGCATCGTCTACGGGAGGCTCCAAGAAGAGATTCCGAACGAAATTCAATCAAGAACAGAAGGATAAGATGAATGAATTTGCTGATAAGCTGGGTTGGAGGATTCAGAGGAAAGACGATGAACAAGTGCAGCAGTTTTGCAATGAATTCGGAGTGAAGAGACAAGTGTTCAAGGTATGGATGCACAATAAAAAACAAGCCACGAAGAAGAAACAAATCTAAGGCAAGATTTTGACTCCAATTATCCcattttttgttgattttatcGATGAACTTTCTAGCTTGTCATGTATCTTTAGCCATTGTAGGGGGAAAACTGATAAATTAGGAGACTCATTTAATCAGGATTCGCAGCCAATATaccatttaattatgttaacTATTAGTTAAATAAGACAAGCAACTGTCATTTAAGATAATATATATGGAATTTATCATTATTCTTAGACTTTTCTGTTTAACCAATCTTAATCCAATGTCGAGAgcacaaaaaattaatttctttcaAGGGATATTATGCCAATGTTGTCTTTTTCATCTTCCAGACGTATAATTTACGTGCTGATTATTCATGTTCCATGTTAAAAGTTGATGAAAACTAAATCATCTACTTAAATTTTGGTGATGAAATATGAATGTATAGGTTACACTTATGGGCTAATTACGTAAAGTTTAACTTGGCCATGAATTTGGCAAGTGTAGGTACTTTAGATCACTCTGAGAAAACATATTAAGTTGGCGATTAGAATGTTATGAAGGATACATGTTATCTCTACTCCTCTCCGACTCACCAGATCATGAATTTTTGCTATTTTCATGGTGTTACGATCATGAGTAATAATTATTTCCTCatatcaattttagtcatttttaatCGAAATATTGACGTGACATCGGACACGACAACGATTCACGACACCACATCATCAATTTGTGGTTACACACAGTCATTTTTTGGCTCATTGAAAAAAGTACAATGATGTGGATTAAGACAATAAATTGATTGATAACAGggcaaaaagtaaaaaaaaaaagtgtaaattacagttttaaaatataattttccaattatttaatataatgttAAATTCGATTTAATTAGAGATTAAGTATATTTTTATTCTCCAACTTTTTCAAATAAGCTTTTAGCTGAATAAGCAATAATTTCAGACCAGATTCTAAAAAACTTTTGTCTATAACGTTATGGAAGAATTAtatgtgaaaattttaaatattttaactgAACAACGGGGGTCTACTTCATTCACCCTCGTTTTTCGTTTTGTTTTGTGCTTATTTGATCTTTGTTTTTAATACGCTCCACTAACTAATGAGAATGATGCATTTggctataaaaatatttaaattttggttaatttcatataattttGGGTTTATATCATCTGTAATATATTTGGAAAAGGCTTTCCTATTATAACGGGTTGTTCAAAAGGATTCCCCGTCCTTCCATCAAATATTGTACTTTTTCCTGGATACTCAGGTTCAAATACCACATtttggatatatattttttagttatTTGGAAATTAAGATAATTTCAATATGTTTTTATAAAGGATTTTAATTACACTTAATATtgacattatttaaaatttatttttcaaatctctcaaaaaaaatcaaattccttCATCTAAATCAAGTCGGCGCATCAAAACAAAACATCGTATTCTTGTTATTGTCAATGCCTGTTGTGCATGTCTCGTCATTTTTTTTGAGTACCAAAGGATTAATTCTGGGAAAATTACGTGGAGCTCTCTATTATTTTAAAGaggtaaaatatataaattagaaGAAATTAATGAggtaattaaaaatatcataattttagttGATAGTTGGATCTTTCGCGTCCATAATTTTTCCTAGCACCCgagtgttatatatatatatgtaattatttcaaaattttatttactaAAGTAAACaatatcaattcaaatataTAGGAAAACATTATTATATATGTTTCTTTCCTTTATCAATTTACAACACacattgaaataatttttaaaaaatattacgccaaaaaccaagaaaattatAAACATCTTATGTTTTCTTTTATGAAATACAAATTAACATATTGACTTTTGGTATTTTGATTCTCTAATATTTATATCCTTACCACCAAGGANAAAATAATAAACATgcttatgttttattttatgaaatacaaattaaaatattgaattttggtattttgatTCTCTAATATTTATATCCTTACCACCAAGGAACCATTGGGTAGACAACaaataaatttcgaaaaattctACCTCGACAGATTTTTCATAGGATGTAAATCGAAATATAAATGTTCCTGGCCGGGCCAAAAGTTCACATATTCGGGTTCCAAGAAACTTGATTTCTCGTTGTTATCTTTGTACCGTTAACAATGAAAGCATGCACATAAGTCAAGAATTTTGACAGCAAAAAGGCTACCAGTGTTTTTGTGGAATTGTGGAGTACACCCTTTTCAGGAGTTTCAACTTTCGAGTATTTAGCAGAAGACGTAAATTTCCTCCCCGAGGGTGGAGAGATCAGTTTGTCGTACTTGCGAAGGCAGGGATTGTGTTTTCCTTTCGACCATTGCTATGCGCGATAGAGGGATACTTGATAGTAAGGTTGCAACTCAAAATGTTTTAATTTGCACATAAGAAACGGACATAAGTAAGCATTTCACACTTACTACAGATTCAGATCTTTTGGCAGCTACTAAAAGTAATAGTCTATGAGAATTCATGCTTGAACGTTTTTCTTGCACTACAGCAAATTCCTAAACGAATTTACAATGGACATTTACTTTCTAAGTACGATAAGATGAATAGGCCAAGCCCCTTCACTCAGTTCGAGACAATAACCTTGAGCTCCTCATTACCCGTATCCCATTGTTCTTCTTGAATTCTCATGGCAGAATCCACCACTAATTCACCACACTTTTCCACCTCAATCATCTGCAGTGTTGGAATATCGCCTAAACTTGCAGGGATCTCTTCCAGATCACTACATTTTAGCAAAACTAATCGCTCAAGTTTGGGGAAATGATCACTTGATATATTCCACTGTACGATTCCTAGTCTGTCCAGTTTCAAGAACTTGAGCTGTTGAAACTCGTGTTATCACTGGTATCCCATTTTCATCCTTGTACGGTAACATTAACTAGTTTCAAGAACTCAAGAGGCGGCAATCTCCCTATTATTGAAACTTCTTTCTAAGAAACTTTGAACTTACGTAGAACTAGTTTTCTGAGAGCAAGTGGGAAACTGAGCATGTCTTGGAACCAATCCAACTTACCTTCAAGATACAGAGTGAGTGATTCAAGCTGTGTAAGGAAGTCTATCACAGGATACGTTTGAGATTAATGTTGATCAACAATAAACGAGGATTTCAATCTGACAAGACAGGGAAAAAATCTCAATATCTCGTCATCCCTACCACGATAAAGATGCAAAAAGGAAATGGTTTGTAGATTCTTCGTTTGAAAGCTTTTAGCCTGTAGATTGGCTGGAAGATGGCAAGAAAACCCGAATTGAACATGACTCTTGAAATAGAGGCGTTTTAGCTTAACCAATTTCATCAACACCACTAGAAAGGCATCAGAAACATTTGATGCTTGACACACTATAAGTATTTCTAGGTTCACTAGGTGGCCTATGGATGGGAGCAAGTATTCAGTGGCCAAGTACCTCAAGTAAACAAGAGTTTCAACTGATTCGAGACCACTGTACATGGAAACATCTAGTACCCTGAGAAGTTTAAAGCTTTGAAACGTGTGATTATTACTGGAGAGAGAGAAGCCCAACAAATAACGGACATGAAGTCTGAAAGGTCTGGAGACAGAACTCGGGAAACCAGAAAAACCCCAGGGATAATCTTGTTCAATGACATCGAATTCCCTACAAAAACGTGGGATCTCATTACTGCAAGAATAAATTTGTTAATCAGCTAGAGGGCCATCTTGCGCTGGCTTCATGCTAAAGATCATGGCATCGGTTACTTTACCTTTTCTTGAATGTACCCGATTCTAAGGCAGTGATTTGTTGCAGgaatattttatattctttACTTTTGACTAGAGCATAGATACAAGCTATAGATAAATGATGCTACAATGTATAGGAGGAAGGAAGGGAGACAGATGGACTTACAATTCGATCGAGTTCAGAAAgccttcttctctaaaaattctTAAACACAAATCACACAATAGATCATGAAAACGACAAGCTTTTACACCACCAGTGGACGTTCTTTGGGAAACTAGAACAAGGCCTCTACCAATCAGGTCCATCACATAGTCTTTCCCTACATCCTCAGGGCTTTTCTGATCTTTTTCATGGACGAACCCTTCGGCAATCCACATCGATGTCAACTTCTTTACTAGGATTTCCTCGTCTTCATGAAACACTCCAAAGTATAGAAAACATAGTTTCGATTGTTCTGGCAAATGCTCGTAACTAAGATCTAGTATGTTTAGGCACTGATTCAGATTCTCAGAAACATATGATTTTATACTTTTAGCAACTTCTTGCCACAAAGGTTCTTTCTTGTCACGATTAGCAAGCACTGGAGCTATTACAACAACTGAAAGTGGTAAACTTGTAATCCTTGACAATATTCTGCGATTTGCATACTGATGTCGAAGTCCAACAATTCAAGAGGACAAGCTTCTTTTTGAAACACCTTCCGCTGTAATAAAACCCAACATCGATCATGCAAGAGAAGAGGAAGCGGTTGAATAATACTCTCAGATGGAACCACATCTTTACTCCGACTGGTGAACAATATCCTGCTTTCGTTGCTATCATCAGGGAGATATCTTCTCAAATCATTCCACATCGTAATTCCATACATCGCCCATCACAAGTAGGTATCTTCTTCACATCAAACTTTTGTAAATCTGTTCGGCCACACTCTCATAATccattttcaaaatattctcCTCGTCCATTGAATCCTTCTCGAGTTCTCTGGTTAAATCAATCAGAATTTTAACCAATAGATTTCTTCAACTGTAAGTTTGAGACACAACAGCCCAGGATCGATGGTCAAATCTATGAATAACATAAGGATCATCATACAGTTTCTTAGCTAAAGTTGTCTAACAAAGTCCAGGCATCCCACATAGGGAAAGAATTTGTAGCTTTTCTGTTCCTCCAACAAGTTGTTCTACAATTTTATTCACATTGTCTTCAAATCCAACAACATAAACATCAATTAAAGGGTGTGATGTTAATATTAATAACCCTTCCTTATTTCTGCAAGTCCATCTTTATACTTTGAATCCTGTCTCTTACAGAGATACCCTCACCGTGAAGTACCAAATTGGCAAGTGATCAACCGTGAACAATTCGATAATATATCTAGCTTCATATGCAAAAT comes from Primulina huaijiensis isolate GDHJ02 chromosome 2, ASM1229523v2, whole genome shotgun sequence and encodes:
- the LOC140960568 gene encoding zinc-finger homeodomain protein 6-like, with the protein product MEHRGMQSSISFNAPQINKESTLKLPLAPIVSAPLERRGNAAVSSRRGSAIFSPTQTLDQPPQQLFAQKYPTPDPDPATMKAGGASNPNTPVPRRPLAVPTATSTSADSSTKYIECLKNHAASMGNYVVDGCGEFMPGGQEGTFESMRCAACNCHRSFHRRVDAEVDPHHPQISHSRRNPPAIETYHHHQPFPASHTHPIMMNFGGNSGGATAESSNEDFSMFQSSAGGHAIASSTGGSKKRFRTKFNQEQKDKMNEFADKLGWRIQRKDDEQVQQFCNEFGVKRQVFKVWMHNKKQATKKKQI